Below is a window of Oryza brachyantha chromosome 10, ObraRS2, whole genome shotgun sequence DNA.
AACAAGCCACCACTAAATGGACAACTCagtaaaacttatataaaaccTGACATACtaatccattttaaaataagaaagaTATTAGATAGTGCATATATTGAAAAAACAATCAAGGGAGAATACCTGTGGCATTGCCTCCTTGACTACCATCcctgaataaaaaaaatcaaaagatacTTAACAAACACATAATGAAACTGCATAGTGTCAGTTTAAAGAAAGgaataaagtatgatgaacTAGATGCAATTCAGGTACTATTGAACTGGAGTTACTCACTGCCTAGGTTGATTCTGACCAAGCTGTGACAATAGTGTCTGCTGGAACGAGAGTAATTGCTGCCAAAAACAGAAAGCAGTTAATTTTGATAAGAGATGAGCTAGCTACATACTTAAAACGTAACATATGTACCTGCAAAGTTTCCGGGGATGTCAACTGGCGAATAAATTCTGGATTTTGGAACATTTCCCTCAACTGAGTGTTTGATTCCATGAGGTTGCGTGTATTTGGGTTGAAGTTAAGCAACTGTGGACATTTAATATTACAGAATAAACAGAAGTTATGATTCTAACATCATCGAAGTCATACAACAAAACAAGTTGAAAAATACTGTACCTGGTTCATGGACTGTGGATCAGACATGATATTCTGCATCATCTGCATCATAGCAGGGTTTTGCAAAATCTGGCTCAGGGAAGAAGAATCAGGAGAACCACCAAGCAAACTTCCCAAATCTGCTGAACCCAAGCCCCCTAGACCACCAGTGGCACCAGTTCCTGTATTACCGGCAAGACCACCAAACAAACTGCTCAAATCGGCTGAACCCAGCCCTCCTAGGCCCCCAGTGGCACCGGTTCTTGCATTGCCAGTAGGACCTGCCCGTGTTGCTCCTTGCGCACCTCCAGCTGTCAATTTAAGTGTGAAAAAACAATAACCATATAttatcaaaaacaaaataaacaagacaACATTGAAAACATACTGTTGGGGCTCCAAGGATTTGGAAGTGGGTTAGTATTTGGAGCAGGGGTTCCTGTTGTGGACTCTGAAACAGTATTTGGAGCATTACTAGCAGGATCCCTGGGTTGGTTAGAACCCTGATTTCCAAGAAGAGCTGAAAATGGGTTTGCAGCTGTGTTGCCTTCCCCACCCATTGTTGTCGCATTTAGGAAAGGCTCCTGGACAGTTTCATACATGCGCCGGAGCATATTAAACCCTTCAGGAGAAGACTCAATGTTGCTCATTGCTCTGTCGGTGTTCCGCATCATCTCCCTCATGATTTCAGGGTTTCTGGCTGCTTCAAGGGTCTGGCGGAGAACACTTGGGTCATTGAGTACATGAGCAAGATCTGGATTACGGTCGATGATATCACGCATTTGAGGATTGTTCATAATCATGTTACGAATTAAATCAGggttattcatgagattctgCATCATTGGCATATTCATTATTTCCCTCATTAAGTTGGGGTTTTGGCTTAACTGCTGCTGCATTTGATCTAATTCAGGGAATCCAGACCCAAAAAGGCCTGCTGGCCTGGTACCAGCAGTTCCTGTACCACCAAGGCCAGGAAACAAACTTCCAAGACCACCAGTTGGGGCGCTGCTAGGAGCAGTTGAAGCTTGGGGGCTGGCTGCCGCAGGTGCGGCTGATCCGGCTGGGGGACCAGCACCACGCACCATATGAATGGTATGATCCGTTTCAACACCTGCAAGGTATAAAGAGTGAGTAGATAGAAAAGAATTTTGCTTGATAAGTCAGAAATTAAATAATGGACCAGAATTTCCATATAAACAAAGAATACTCTTGTATCTGATGTAATCATACACAAGAGAAttcgaattttttaaaaaaaaactaaagaatTCAAGTGCACGAGACTGCAAGATAGTGTATCAGATAAATATGAGATAAATCCTCGATAATGACATGTTAACAAACTTGGCATAGCCAACATTTCaatcaaaaatcaaagaatTCAATTGCTATACTCCTCACTTTAGAATTTCTTAGTACCCTCTCAGAAAAGGGAACACTATTCCTAGAAGAtgtatgatgttttttattaagcCATCAGTGGTTCAACGCATTTATTTGGCAGCATTCCGCCATTTAGAGATGTTCAGAACATGACTTTTGATAGCTGTTCCCTGTATTTCCCAAATACAAGTATGCATAATAATTGGTAAAGTAAATAGTGTTTTCCTTATATGGAAGTTTTTGCAAGCAAGGAGGTACAATCATAATCAATGTCATAATTAGTTGGCATCATTGTCCGCTCAAACGAAATGTGAAAATAATGAGCTGACATAAATACAAGTTTCTAACATATCTAAACTTCATGCAAATCAGaaaatgtactaatttatcatAACATAGCACCAGAGAAAGAGATTCATGTTCTTTTTAAAAGATGGCCCACGCTTAGTTTCATTAAACAGAACAGATCAACTACAGAAAGAAAAGGTGACTTTACATTTGGTGAACTAAATTCCATAGCAGGCTTGGGCAGTTATCCAAATAGCATTGTTTTCTTCAACCAAAATTGTTCAGTTCCATCACAAACAACACATTGACAGTATTTACTTATAGCTGCGCTACATAAACTACATTTGATAATCAAGTGCGCTTTGCCCAAAGTTCAAgaataataaatcaattttcacTCCGGCTCCAAGAAGAATCTAAGATGTCACACATCGCGACATAATAACAGGGCATGCACAACTAATATGAGTAGTAGCTTACATGGCACCCGTCACGTTTGGAACTATATTCGAGTCGCGACAAGATGAGCTGCCTTCAGCTTCATCATCTTGTATGCTACGtaagagcatatatataggttCGCAGTATACATTACCATTAATGCATTATATACACTACTCGCATCACCCAATCACCAATAGCTGCATAGGAAAAGCAAA
It encodes the following:
- the LOC102706603 gene encoding ubiquitin domain-containing protein DSK2a-like isoform X2 codes for the protein MGGGGEAGSGDSGEPAPPAAAAAAAAGGASLHIRCANGSKFTVQADLAATVGAFKEVVAGSCDVPAAQQRLIYKGRILKDEQTLESYGVETDHTIHMVRGAGPPAGSAAPAAASPQASTAPSSAPTGGLGSLFPGLGGTGTAGTRPAGLFGSGFPELDQMQQQLSQNPNLMREIMNMPMMQNLMNNPDLIRNMIMNNPQMRDIIDRNPDLAHVLNDPSVLRQTLEAARNPEIMREMMRNTDRAMSNIESSPEGFNMLRRMYETVQEPFLNATTMGGEGNTAANPFSALLGNQGSNQPRDPASNAPNTVSESTTGTPAPNTNPLPNPWSPNTGGAQGATRAGPTGNARTGATGGLGGLGSADLSSLFGGLAGNTGTGATGGLGGLGSADLGSLLGGSPDSSSLSQILQNPAMMQMMQNIMSDPQSMNQLLNFNPNTRNLMESNTQLREMFQNPEFIRQLTSPETLQQLLSFQQTLLSQLGQNQPRQDGSQGGNATGMRGNVSVDTLMSMLSGLGAGGGIVPPEELYATQLTQLQEMGFIDTAENIQALVATAGNVNAAVERLLGNLGQ
- the LOC102706603 gene encoding ubiquitin domain-containing protein DSK2a-like isoform X1; its protein translation is MGGGGEAGSGDSGEPAPPAAAAAAAAGGASLHIRCANGSKFTVQADLAATVGAFKEVVAGSCDVPAAQQRLIYKGRILKDEQTLESYGVETDHTIHMVRGAGPPAGSAAPAAASPQASTAPSSAPTGGLGSLFPGLGGTGTAGTRPAGLFGSGFPELDQMQQQLSQNPNLMREIMNMPMMQNLMNNPDLIRNMIMNNPQMRDIIDRNPDLAHVLNDPSVLRQTLEAARNPEIMREMMRNTDRAMSNIESSPEGFNMLRRMYETVQEPFLNATTMGGEGNTAANPFSALLGNQGSNQPRDPASNAPNTVSESTTGTPAPNTNPLPNPWSPNTGGAQGATRAGPTGNARTGATGGLGGLGSADLSSLFGGLAGNTGTGATGGLGGLGSADLGSLLGGSPDSSSLSQILQNPAMMQMMQNIMSDPQSMNQLLNFNPNTRNLMESNTQLREMFQNPEFIRQLTSPETLQQLLSFQQTLLSQLGQNQPRQDGSQGGNATGMRGNVSVDTLMSMLSGLGAGGGIGVPNTSNVPPEELYATQLTQLQEMGFIDTAENIQALVATAGNVNAAVERLLGNLGQ